One stretch of Saccharopolyspora erythraea DNA includes these proteins:
- a CDS encoding class I mannose-6-phosphate isomerase, whose product MTSAHTDQHPVVLPANQPEQFYRGGASIAALRGAGDDRDFGPEDWVASTTTRFGQPEAGLSRLPDGRLLRDAVAAAPESWLGADHVGDFGDSTALLVKLLDAGQRLPVHCHPSDGFAKQHLGSRFGKTEAWIVVGTTGPNPVVYLGFREDVASETVARWVATQDSSAMLGSLNEIPVKPGDTVHVPAGTPHAIGAGVFIVELQQPTDFSITLEWQGFLADAEGAFLGMDHETALRTVNRTGFGDATLASLIKRTAGQNDPRVPLLAEDAAEFFLADRLHPRGGLELDPSFGVLIVLDGAGTLRAESGPATELQRGNTVVVPHSAGTAVLEGELTAVHCRPPAPRGTR is encoded by the coding sequence TTGACTTCTGCCCACACTGACCAGCACCCGGTGGTGCTCCCGGCCAACCAGCCGGAGCAGTTCTACCGGGGCGGCGCGTCCATCGCGGCCCTGCGCGGTGCCGGCGACGACCGCGACTTCGGCCCCGAGGACTGGGTGGCCTCGACCACCACGCGGTTCGGGCAGCCCGAGGCCGGGTTGTCACGGCTGCCCGACGGCAGGCTGCTGCGCGACGCCGTCGCCGCGGCGCCGGAGTCGTGGCTGGGCGCCGACCACGTCGGCGACTTCGGCGACAGCACCGCCCTGCTGGTCAAGCTGCTCGACGCCGGGCAGCGGCTGCCCGTGCACTGCCACCCCTCCGACGGCTTCGCCAAGCAGCACCTGGGATCGCGCTTCGGCAAGACCGAAGCGTGGATCGTGGTCGGCACCACCGGCCCGAACCCGGTGGTGTACCTGGGTTTCCGGGAGGACGTCGCGTCGGAGACCGTGGCGCGCTGGGTCGCCACCCAGGACTCGTCGGCGATGCTGGGCTCGCTCAACGAGATCCCGGTGAAGCCCGGCGACACCGTGCACGTGCCCGCGGGCACCCCGCACGCGATCGGCGCGGGGGTCTTCATCGTCGAGCTCCAGCAGCCGACCGACTTCTCGATCACGCTGGAGTGGCAGGGCTTCCTCGCCGACGCCGAGGGCGCGTTCCTCGGCATGGACCACGAAACGGCCCTGCGGACGGTGAACCGGACGGGATTCGGCGACGCGACCCTCGCCTCGCTCATCAAGCGCACCGCGGGCCAGAACGACCCCCGCGTGCCCCTGCTCGCCGAGGACGCCGCCGAGTTCTTCCTCGCCGACCGGCTGCACCCGCGCGGCGGTCTCGAGCTCGACCCGTCCTTCGGAGTGCTGATCGTTCTCGACGGTGCGGGAACACTGCGTGCGGAGAGCGGTCCGGCGACCGAGCTCCAGCGCGGCAACACCGTCGTCGTGCCGCACTCGGCAGGAACCGCGGTGCTCGAAGGCGAGCTCACCGCCGTGCACTGCCGCCCACCCGCTCCGCGCGGAACGCGCTGA
- a CDS encoding TetR/AcrR family transcriptional regulator, with product MARAPGAANEPNAPGRRSKSDEPGPGGTDQEACARERILTAAGELFAEHGFDATPTSRIAERAQVPKGLIHYYFRHKQDLLTALVDRLPEEDVESDRVAVRGDVAGSLRRLVLEFDTRLETSLLLSHLLWREADTHVALREALQTRFQTVVDQVRRVLEAALPTGRRGGDIDTAAMLFARLINYRQSVARRGEHDDELEREIGFIARALELSVGGMTKAPKPA from the coding sequence ATGGCACGGGCACCAGGTGCGGCGAACGAGCCGAACGCGCCGGGCCGGCGGTCCAAATCGGACGAACCCGGACCCGGCGGCACGGACCAGGAGGCGTGTGCGCGCGAGCGGATCCTCACGGCGGCAGGTGAGCTGTTCGCCGAGCACGGCTTCGACGCGACGCCGACCTCCCGCATCGCGGAGCGCGCCCAGGTGCCCAAAGGGCTCATCCACTACTACTTCCGCCACAAGCAGGATCTGCTGACCGCGCTGGTCGACCGGTTGCCGGAGGAGGACGTCGAGTCCGACCGGGTCGCGGTGCGCGGTGACGTCGCGGGCAGCCTGCGCAGGCTGGTGCTCGAGTTCGACACGCGGCTGGAGACGTCGCTGCTGCTGAGCCACCTGCTGTGGCGGGAGGCCGACACCCACGTCGCGTTGCGGGAGGCGTTGCAGACGCGTTTCCAGACCGTCGTGGACCAGGTCAGGCGAGTGCTGGAGGCGGCGCTGCCGACAGGCCGCAGGGGCGGCGACATCGACACCGCCGCGATGCTGTTCGCGCGGCTGATCAACTACCGGCAGTCCGTCGCGCGCCGCGGAGAGCACGACGACGAGCTGGAGCGCGAGATCGGTTTCATCGCGCGTGCTCTGGAACTCAGCGTCGGCGGGATGACGAAGGCCCCGAAGCCCGCCTGA
- the mce gene encoding methylmalonyl-CoA epimerase — MHEDLSGLVTAIDHVGIAVPDLDAAIEFQRRTFGLEVAHIEVNEEQGVHEAMLRAPGDASGATQIQLLAPMREDSAIAKFIDRSGPGLQQLAYRVTDVEAAAEALRAKGLRLLYDSPRRGTADSRINFVHPKDAGGVLVELVEPAR, encoded by the coding sequence ATGCACGAGGATCTGAGCGGGCTGGTGACCGCCATCGACCACGTCGGCATCGCGGTGCCCGACCTGGACGCAGCCATCGAGTTCCAGCGGCGGACCTTCGGTCTGGAGGTCGCCCACATCGAGGTCAACGAGGAGCAGGGCGTGCACGAGGCGATGCTGCGCGCGCCCGGCGACGCCTCGGGTGCCACGCAGATCCAGCTGCTCGCACCGATGCGGGAGGACTCCGCGATCGCGAAGTTCATCGACCGCAGCGGGCCCGGACTGCAGCAGCTCGCCTACCGCGTCACCGACGTCGAGGCGGCCGCAGAGGCGTTGCGCGCCAAGGGTTTGCGGCTGCTGTACGACTCGCCTCGGCGCGGTACCGCCGACAGCCGCATCAACTTCGTGCACCCGAAGGACGCGGGCGGCGTGCTCGTGGAACTGGTCGAGCCGGCGCGGTAA
- a CDS encoding TipAS antibiotic-recognition domain-containing protein encodes MQPQESYRGSGLDQAEAVEDGTALVGHMTPQATRVVGGRPQGPTPEQIGRDWNRISARIAELFSTGVPDNDPRTQHAIHDHYRWICHFWTPDRDSYLRLATLYVSHPKFRHRIERKKPRGMAAYMRDAMTAYAWSRLR; translated from the coding sequence GTGCAGCCGCAGGAGTCGTACCGGGGATCCGGCCTTGACCAGGCCGAGGCGGTGGAGGACGGCACCGCGCTGGTCGGTCACATGACGCCGCAGGCGACCAGGGTGGTCGGCGGCAGGCCGCAGGGCCCGACGCCCGAGCAGATCGGCCGCGACTGGAACCGCATCAGCGCCCGCATCGCCGAGCTGTTCAGCACCGGAGTGCCCGACAACGACCCGCGCACGCAGCACGCCATCCACGACCACTACCGGTGGATCTGCCACTTCTGGACCCCGGACCGCGACTCCTACCTGCGCCTGGCCACGCTCTACGTGAGCCACCCCAAGTTCCGCCACCGGATCGAGCGCAAGAAGCCCCGTGGCATGGCCGCCTACATGCGGGACGCGATGACGGCCTACGCCTGGTCCCGCCTGCGCTGA
- a CDS encoding ABC transporter substrate-binding protein, giving the protein MRRHILVAASVLLLAGCGSGQIGDTGGGQTDPNNKNLALLTGMRGEPFYVSMECAAKQQAAAAGYNINAQAPEKFEQAEQSQMLTGIIGTRPGAVIIAPTDDKALAAPLQQAKNNGVQVVEVDTALEDRSIAVASLSSDNYAGGKLAAQTLAQLTGGKPGAVLALNTKAGTSTTDERAKGFEEEIAKHPNLRVLPTQYTENEPATAAQIVSATLAANPDLVGVFATNLNTGEGAGTALANAGRSGQVQLVGFDASPKQVEDLRNGRVQALIAQDPAAIGREGVDRAIAAIKGQPVERETKTNMIAITKDDMQAQSQYFYKSEC; this is encoded by the coding sequence ATGAGAAGGCACATCCTGGTGGCGGCTTCGGTGCTGCTGCTGGCCGGCTGCGGCTCGGGGCAGATCGGCGACACCGGTGGCGGCCAGACCGACCCGAACAACAAGAACCTCGCCCTGCTGACCGGGATGCGCGGCGAACCGTTCTACGTCTCCATGGAGTGCGCCGCCAAACAGCAGGCCGCCGCCGCGGGCTACAACATCAACGCGCAGGCCCCGGAGAAGTTCGAGCAGGCCGAGCAGTCCCAGATGCTGACGGGCATCATCGGCACCCGGCCGGGTGCGGTGATCATCGCCCCCACCGACGACAAGGCGCTGGCCGCGCCGTTGCAGCAGGCCAAGAACAACGGCGTCCAGGTCGTGGAGGTCGACACCGCCCTGGAGGACCGCTCCATCGCCGTCGCGTCGCTGTCGTCGGACAACTACGCGGGCGGCAAGCTCGCCGCCCAGACCCTCGCCCAGCTCACCGGCGGCAAGCCGGGCGCGGTGCTCGCGCTCAACACCAAGGCGGGCACCTCCACCACCGACGAGCGGGCCAAGGGCTTCGAGGAGGAGATCGCCAAGCACCCGAACCTGCGGGTGCTGCCGACCCAGTACACCGAGAACGAGCCCGCGACGGCGGCGCAGATCGTCTCGGCGACCCTGGCCGCCAACCCAGACCTGGTCGGGGTGTTCGCCACCAACCTCAACACCGGTGAGGGCGCGGGCACCGCGCTTGCCAACGCCGGGCGGTCGGGCCAGGTGCAGCTCGTCGGCTTCGACGCCAGCCCCAAGCAGGTCGAGGACCTGCGCAACGGCCGTGTGCAGGCGCTGATCGCGCAGGACCCGGCGGCCATCGGCCGCGAAGGCGTCGACCGCGCCATCGCGGCGATCAAGGGCCAGCCGGTCGAGCGGGAGACCAAGACCAACATGATCGCCATCACCAAGGACGACATGCAGGCCCAGTCGCAGTACTTCTACAAGTCGGAGTGCTGA
- a CDS encoding acetyl-CoA C-acetyltransferase, translated as MGTSVIVAGARTPMGRLLGSLKDFSGAQLGGVAIKAALERAGVAPEQVQYTIMGQVLTAGAGQIPARQAAVAAGIPMDVPALTINKVCLSGLDAIALADQLIRAGEFEIVVAGGQESMTQAPHLLAKSREGFKYGDVQMLDHMAHDGLFCAFDQVAMGSSTEKYNSRYGLTREEQDAFAARSHQRAGAAADSGVFAEEIAPVSVPQRKGDPVVVDTDEGVRPDTTAEGLAKLRPAFAPDGTITAGSASQISDGAAAVVVMSKAKAEELGLSWLAEIGAHGVVSGPDASLHEQPSNAIRAACAKEGLEPGALDLVEINEAFAAVGVVSTKALGISEDKVNVNGGAIALGHPIGMSGARLALHLALELKRRGGGTGAAALCGGGGQGDALVVRVPRS; from the coding sequence GTGGGAACTTCTGTGATCGTGGCCGGGGCGCGTACCCCGATGGGGCGGCTGCTCGGCTCGCTCAAGGACTTCTCCGGCGCCCAGCTCGGCGGGGTGGCGATCAAGGCCGCCCTGGAGCGCGCCGGGGTCGCGCCGGAGCAGGTGCAGTACACGATCATGGGCCAGGTGCTGACCGCGGGCGCCGGGCAGATCCCCGCCCGGCAGGCGGCGGTGGCGGCGGGCATCCCGATGGACGTCCCGGCCCTGACGATCAACAAGGTGTGCCTGTCGGGCCTGGACGCGATCGCGCTGGCCGACCAGCTCATCCGCGCGGGCGAGTTCGAGATCGTGGTCGCGGGTGGCCAGGAGTCGATGACCCAGGCGCCGCACCTGCTGGCCAAGTCGCGTGAGGGCTTCAAGTACGGCGACGTGCAGATGCTGGACCACATGGCCCACGACGGCCTGTTCTGCGCGTTCGACCAGGTCGCGATGGGCTCCTCGACCGAGAAGTACAACTCCCGCTACGGCCTGACCCGCGAGGAGCAGGACGCCTTCGCCGCCCGCTCCCACCAGCGGGCGGGCGCGGCCGCGGACTCGGGTGTGTTCGCCGAGGAGATCGCGCCGGTCAGCGTGCCGCAGCGCAAGGGCGACCCGGTCGTGGTCGACACCGACGAGGGCGTGCGCCCGGACACCACCGCCGAGGGCCTGGCCAAGCTGCGTCCGGCGTTCGCCCCGGACGGCACGATCACGGCGGGTTCGGCGTCGCAGATCTCCGACGGTGCCGCCGCGGTGGTGGTGATGAGCAAGGCCAAGGCCGAGGAGCTGGGCCTGAGCTGGCTGGCCGAGATCGGCGCGCACGGTGTGGTGTCCGGTCCGGACGCGAGCCTGCATGAGCAGCCGTCGAACGCGATCAGGGCGGCGTGTGCCAAGGAGGGCCTGGAGCCCGGCGCGCTCGACCTGGTCGAGATCAACGAGGCGTTCGCCGCGGTCGGCGTGGTCTCCACCAAGGCGCTGGGCATCAGCGAGGACAAGGTCAACGTCAACGGCGGCGCGATCGCCCTCGGTCACCCGATCGGCATGTCGGGCGCCCGGCTCGCCCTGCACCTGGCGCTGGAGCTCAAGCGGCGCGGTGGCGGCACCGGCGCGGCGGCCCTGTGCGGCGGCGGCGGTCAGGGTGACGCGCTCGTCGTGCGCGTGCCGCGGAGCTGA
- a CDS encoding DNA polymerase IV, which yields MRRWVLHMDMDAFFASVEQLTRPTVRERPVLVGGLGPRGTVAGASYEARTYGARSAMPMAEARRLCPVAVVLPPRFRVYSAVSERVLGIVRDVSAVVQQVSIDEAFMEPAELAGAEAATVEDFAAQLRARVRRETGVTASIGAGSGKQLAKIASGLAKPDGALVVPPQEEIELLSALPVRKLWGIGPVTEGKLHRIGVHTIGELAALHLGDVTSLLGQAHGTELHRLAHGIDDHPVEERAEAKQVSAETTFDIDITDRTRLLAEVAGMAGNAHRRLVSSGRAAKTVTVKVRDSDFTTISRAETFASATSDAATLAAAARRLTSVAVPPGTPIRLVGVSYSGLANSEQEALFESPGSEVVVSTQSVEQTPTAEPAPAPRGWRAGDDVWHDEHGHGWVQGAGLGRVTVRFETATTGRGVARTFASDEPLLHPGDPLDSLGWQSD from the coding sequence ATGCGGAGGTGGGTGCTGCACATGGACATGGACGCGTTCTTCGCGTCCGTGGAGCAGCTCACCCGGCCGACCGTGCGCGAGCGGCCGGTGCTCGTCGGCGGCCTCGGGCCGCGCGGCACGGTCGCCGGCGCCAGCTACGAGGCCCGCACGTACGGCGCGCGGTCGGCGATGCCGATGGCCGAGGCGCGGCGGCTCTGCCCGGTGGCGGTGGTGCTGCCGCCGCGGTTCCGGGTCTACTCGGCGGTCAGCGAGCGCGTGCTGGGCATCGTGCGCGACGTCTCGGCCGTGGTGCAGCAGGTGTCGATCGACGAGGCGTTCATGGAGCCCGCGGAGCTGGCCGGCGCCGAGGCCGCCACCGTCGAGGACTTCGCGGCCCAGCTGCGGGCGCGGGTGCGGCGCGAGACCGGGGTGACCGCGTCGATCGGCGCCGGCTCCGGCAAGCAGCTGGCCAAGATCGCCTCCGGCCTGGCCAAGCCCGACGGCGCGCTGGTGGTGCCGCCGCAGGAGGAGATCGAGCTGCTGTCCGCGCTGCCGGTGCGCAAGCTGTGGGGTATCGGGCCTGTCACCGAGGGGAAGCTGCACCGGATCGGCGTGCACACCATCGGCGAGCTGGCCGCGCTGCACCTGGGCGACGTCACGTCCCTGCTCGGTCAGGCGCACGGCACCGAGCTGCACCGGCTCGCCCACGGCATCGACGACCACCCCGTCGAGGAGCGCGCGGAGGCCAAGCAGGTCAGCGCCGAAACGACCTTCGACATCGACATCACCGACCGGACGCGGCTGCTGGCCGAGGTCGCCGGGATGGCCGGCAACGCGCACCGCAGGCTGGTCTCCTCCGGCCGCGCCGCCAAGACGGTGACGGTGAAGGTCCGCGACTCCGACTTCACCACCATCAGCCGGGCCGAGACGTTCGCCAGCGCCACCAGCGACGCCGCCACGCTCGCGGCGGCCGCGCGCAGGCTGACCTCGGTCGCGGTGCCGCCCGGCACCCCGATCCGGCTGGTCGGGGTCTCCTACTCCGGTCTGGCCAACTCCGAGCAGGAGGCGCTGTTCGAGAGCCCCGGCTCCGAGGTCGTGGTCAGCACCCAGTCGGTCGAGCAGACCCCGACGGCCGAGCCGGCACCGGCGCCGCGGGGTTGGCGGGCGGGCGACGACGTGTGGCACGACGAGCACGGCCACGGCTGGGTGCAGGGCGCCGGGCTGGGACGGGTCACGGTGCGGTTCGAGACCGCGACCACCGGGCGCGGCGTGGCGCGCACGTTCGCCTCGGACGAGCCGCTGCTGCACCCGGGCGACCCGCTCGACAGCCTCGGTTGGCAGTCGGACTGA
- a CDS encoding SPW repeat protein, which produces MRWQDWVGVVLGAYLVLATLWTSTNGNAMSAMIALGALLVIASVWSLAMPGSMTSEYAHMLLGVLLFISPWALGYTDYMGAAWTSWVVGVLAVIAGAAALPEANAAHQRGVAGQH; this is translated from the coding sequence ATGCGGTGGCAGGACTGGGTCGGCGTGGTACTGGGTGCTTACCTCGTGCTCGCGACGCTGTGGACGTCCACGAACGGCAACGCGATGTCGGCGATGATCGCGCTGGGCGCGCTGCTGGTGATCGCCAGCGTGTGGTCGCTGGCCATGCCGGGTTCGATGACCAGCGAGTACGCCCACATGCTGCTCGGAGTCCTGCTGTTCATCTCGCCATGGGCGCTGGGCTACACCGACTACATGGGCGCCGCGTGGACCTCCTGGGTGGTCGGCGTGCTGGCCGTGATCGCCGGTGCCGCCGCGCTCCCCGAGGCCAACGCCGCACACCAGCGGGGAGTGGCCGGACAGCACTGA
- a CDS encoding LacI family DNA-binding transcriptional regulator — translation MNDVARLAGVSIKTVSRVVNDESGVHPATAERVLTAIDQLGFRRNLSARNLRRGTETGTIGLVLEDVANPFYSVLTRAAEEVARAHGRQVLTGSSDEDPARERELVLEFCARRVDGLLVVPAGHQQGYIAHEINAGTPVVFLDRPAGNVEADTVLVDNVGGTALAARHLAAHGHRSIAFLGDAPEIHTAAERLRGFREGCAQAGVAFDPALVRMGPHTTETVRAALERMLPRATALVTGNNRITVEALRVLAGRADRPALVGFDDFELADLLDPPITVITHDTRELGRSAAELLFARLGGDTAPPRRHVLPTRLLPRGSGEVTP, via the coding sequence ATGAACGACGTGGCGCGGCTGGCAGGCGTGAGCATCAAGACCGTCTCCCGCGTGGTCAACGACGAGAGCGGCGTGCACCCGGCCACGGCCGAGCGCGTGCTGACCGCCATCGACCAGCTCGGCTTCCGCCGCAACCTCAGCGCCCGGAACCTGCGGCGCGGCACCGAGACCGGCACCATCGGGCTGGTTCTGGAGGACGTCGCCAACCCCTTCTACTCGGTGCTCACCCGGGCAGCGGAGGAAGTCGCCCGCGCCCACGGCAGGCAGGTGCTCACCGGTTCGTCCGACGAGGACCCGGCCCGCGAACGCGAGCTGGTGCTGGAGTTCTGCGCGCGCCGGGTGGACGGGCTGCTGGTCGTTCCCGCCGGGCACCAGCAGGGCTACATCGCCCACGAGATCAACGCGGGCACGCCGGTGGTGTTCCTGGACCGCCCGGCCGGAAACGTCGAGGCCGACACCGTGCTGGTCGACAACGTCGGCGGCACCGCGCTCGCGGCCCGGCACCTGGCCGCGCACGGACACCGCTCGATCGCCTTCCTCGGCGACGCGCCCGAGATCCACACCGCCGCCGAGCGGCTGCGCGGCTTCCGCGAAGGCTGCGCGCAGGCTGGTGTGGCCTTCGACCCCGCGCTGGTGCGGATGGGGCCGCACACCACCGAGACGGTCCGCGCCGCGCTCGAACGCATGCTCCCGCGCGCGACCGCCCTGGTGACCGGCAACAACCGGATCACCGTCGAGGCGTTGCGCGTGCTGGCGGGCCGGGCCGACCGGCCTGCGCTGGTCGGGTTCGACGACTTCGAACTCGCCGACCTGCTCGACCCGCCGATCACGGTGATCACCCACGACACCCGGGAGCTGGGGCGGTCGGCGGCCGAGCTGTTGTTCGCGCGGCTCGGCGGTGACACCGCGCCGCCGCGCCGCCACGTCCTGCCCACGCGGCTGCTGCCCCGAGGTTCCGGAGAGGTAACACCTTGA
- a CDS encoding ABC transporter permease — MSATQKTPVQAAPDDAPKGLAARLSGSNTLWTGLVLVALCLLFSALRPDAFPTLFNIQTLLVQAAPLLMLAVGMTFVIITSGIDLSVGSVLVFAGVVSAQTMEALSGGDATHAGWGVIAVGLVVALAGGAVWGVLNGLLVAVARVPALIVTLGSFGAALGAAQLLTNGIDVRTVPTALRQTLGTGTSFGVVPNLVILAAVVTLLGAWLLHTTVFGRYTYAIGSNAEAARRSGISVTRHLVAVYALTGVLSGLAGFMSLAYFGTTTISGHSNDNLNAIAAVVLGGTSLFGGVGTVLGSVIGVFIPAVLDTGFVMAGVRPFWQPIAVGAVLVAAVWMDQRRRRARNSR; from the coding sequence ATGAGCGCCACCCAGAAGACTCCGGTGCAGGCCGCCCCCGACGACGCGCCGAAGGGCCTCGCGGCCCGGCTCTCCGGCTCCAACACGCTGTGGACCGGTCTCGTGCTCGTCGCGCTGTGCCTGCTGTTCAGCGCGCTGCGGCCGGACGCCTTCCCCACCCTGTTCAACATCCAGACCCTGCTGGTGCAGGCCGCGCCGCTGCTGATGCTGGCGGTCGGGATGACCTTCGTGATCATCACCTCCGGCATCGACCTGTCGGTCGGTTCGGTGCTGGTCTTCGCCGGCGTCGTCTCGGCGCAGACCATGGAGGCGCTCTCCGGCGGCGACGCGACCCACGCCGGCTGGGGCGTCATCGCCGTCGGGCTCGTGGTCGCGCTGGCGGGCGGCGCGGTGTGGGGCGTGCTCAACGGCTTGCTGGTCGCGGTTGCCCGGGTGCCCGCGCTCATCGTCACCCTCGGCTCGTTCGGCGCCGCTCTCGGCGCGGCGCAGCTGCTGACCAACGGCATCGACGTCCGGACCGTGCCGACCGCGCTGCGCCAGACCCTCGGCACCGGCACCTCCTTCGGCGTGGTGCCGAACCTGGTCATCCTGGCGGCGGTGGTCACGCTGCTGGGGGCCTGGCTGTTGCACACCACGGTCTTCGGCCGCTACACCTACGCGATCGGCTCCAACGCCGAGGCCGCCCGGCGCTCCGGAATCAGCGTCACCCGCCACCTGGTCGCGGTCTACGCGCTGACCGGGGTGCTGTCGGGCCTGGCCGGGTTCATGTCGCTGGCCTACTTCGGCACCACCACGATCAGCGGGCACAGCAACGACAACCTGAACGCGATCGCCGCGGTCGTGCTCGGCGGCACCAGCCTCTTCGGCGGTGTCGGCACCGTGCTGGGCAGCGTCATCGGCGTGTTCATCCCGGCGGTGCTGGACACCGGCTTCGTGATGGCGGGCGTGCGCCCCTTCTGGCAGCCGATCGCGGTCGGCGCGGTGCTGGTCGCGGCGGTCTGGATGGACCAGCGGCGAAGGCGGGCGCGCAACAGCCGCTGA
- a CDS encoding AAA family ATPase: MLVRRAYIPQAHRPGSFDAWPYTVPCVAELAEHGLTFDSPVTMLVGENGSGKSTLVEAIAEGFKLDSHGGKAGRKYANDRPRTPLGEVLKLETTAAGARMLSGPRNRKKGFFLRAETAFGLLNSVSGLPGYWDDDTGTMSHGEGFLTVFSAMFRERGFYVLDEPEAALSFTSCLQLVGLMRELARSGAQVVCATHSPILAATPGADIVEVGEHGTRRTEWAELDVVDHWRRYLTDPDLYLRHM; the protein is encoded by the coding sequence GTGCTCGTCCGCCGCGCCTACATCCCCCAGGCCCACCGGCCCGGCTCGTTCGACGCCTGGCCCTACACCGTGCCGTGCGTGGCCGAGCTCGCCGAGCACGGGCTGACCTTCGACTCGCCGGTCACCATGCTGGTCGGCGAGAACGGCTCGGGGAAGTCGACGCTGGTCGAGGCGATCGCCGAGGGGTTCAAGCTGGACTCCCACGGCGGCAAGGCGGGGCGCAAGTACGCCAACGACCGGCCCCGGACTCCCTTGGGCGAGGTCCTCAAGCTGGAGACCACCGCGGCGGGCGCCCGGATGCTTTCGGGCCCCCGCAACAGGAAGAAGGGCTTCTTCCTGCGCGCGGAGACGGCGTTCGGGCTGCTGAACAGCGTCAGCGGGCTCCCCGGCTACTGGGACGACGACACCGGCACCATGAGCCACGGCGAGGGGTTCCTGACCGTCTTCTCCGCGATGTTCCGCGAGCGCGGCTTCTACGTCCTCGACGAGCCCGAGGCCGCGCTGAGCTTCACGTCGTGCCTGCAACTGGTCGGCCTCATGCGCGAGCTCGCGCGAAGCGGGGCGCAGGTCGTCTGCGCCACCCACTCGCCGATCCTGGCCGCCACTCCGGGCGCCGACATCGTCGAGGTCGGCGAGCACGGCACGCGGCGCACCGAGTGGGCCGAGCTGGACGTGGTCGACCACTGGCGCCGCTACCTCACAGACCCCGATCTCTACCTGCGGCACATGTGA
- a CDS encoding ATP-binding cassette domain-containing protein, with translation MSQPLLEARELVKHYGSVEALRGASFSAHPGEVVALIGDNGAGKSTLVKCLSGVEQPDSGSIEVAGKPVALDSPGAARSHGIETAYQDLAVAPDLDPAANLFLGREIRRGGLLGKLGMLDKPAMRTRAAEQFEKFGVTLQNLDVPIGSLSGGQRQSVAVARSVAWADKLVFMDEPTAALGVVQRERVLDVIRRVRDSGIAVVLISHNMPEVLSVADRVEVLRLGRRVARLRAADATLEDLVGAMTGALSTEDES, from the coding sequence ATGAGCCAACCGCTGCTGGAGGCGCGCGAGCTCGTCAAGCACTACGGGAGCGTGGAGGCGCTGCGCGGCGCCTCTTTCTCGGCCCACCCCGGCGAGGTCGTCGCGCTCATCGGCGACAACGGGGCGGGCAAGTCCACACTGGTCAAGTGCCTCTCCGGGGTCGAGCAGCCGGACTCGGGGTCCATCGAGGTGGCCGGGAAACCGGTTGCCCTCGACTCCCCCGGCGCCGCCCGCTCCCACGGCATCGAGACCGCCTACCAGGACCTCGCGGTGGCACCGGACCTCGACCCGGCCGCGAACCTGTTCCTGGGGCGGGAGATCCGCCGCGGTGGCCTGCTGGGCAAGCTCGGCATGCTCGACAAGCCGGCGATGCGCACCCGCGCCGCCGAGCAGTTCGAGAAGTTCGGCGTGACGTTGCAGAACCTCGACGTGCCGATCGGCTCGCTCTCCGGCGGCCAGCGCCAGAGCGTCGCGGTCGCGCGCTCGGTGGCGTGGGCGGACAAGCTGGTGTTCATGGACGAGCCGACCGCGGCGCTCGGCGTGGTGCAGCGGGAGCGGGTCCTCGACGTCATCCGCCGCGTCCGCGACTCGGGCATCGCGGTGGTGCTGATCAGCCACAACATGCCGGAGGTGCTCTCGGTCGCCGACCGGGTGGAGGTGCTGCGGCTGGGCAGGCGGGTGGCGCGGTTGCGCGCCGCCGACGCGACCCTGGAAGACCTCGTCGGCGCCATGACCGGTGCCCTGTCCACGGAGGACGAGAGCTGA